From Pandoraea vervacti, the proteins below share one genomic window:
- a CDS encoding ABC transporter substrate-binding protein, producing the protein MRSPLRGIRLSGVLLALTLTGVVTAARADLTVGIDLSSTGPAAAIGIASKNAMQLWPDQIGGQKVHYLFLDDASDPGTAVKNTRKLISENKVDVIVGPNITPSALAMLDPISEAETPMITLIGSAVAVEPQDAKRRWAFKMAANDSAMADVMTRYMANHGVQTVGFIGFADAYGDSWLKEFSKFAALRKLKIVAQERFNRTDTSVTGQALKLMAAKPDAILVAGSGTPAALPQRTLQERGYTGKIYQTHGIATYDFVRVGGKDVEGTLFPTQPGVVAKSLPQGHPARTAALAFTKKYEAKYGADTVTQFAADAYGVWDLLNDAVPRAAKMAAPGTPAFRVALRDALESTRNLAIPNGIMNLSPQDHVGLDQRAGVMGQIKNGKFVYVSD; encoded by the coding sequence ATGCGCTCACCTCTTCGCGGCATCCGCCTGTCGGGCGTGCTGCTCGCTCTGACGCTGACCGGCGTCGTGACGGCCGCTCGTGCCGATCTGACTGTCGGCATCGATCTGTCCTCGACCGGTCCGGCGGCGGCCATCGGCATCGCCAGCAAGAACGCCATGCAGCTCTGGCCCGACCAGATCGGCGGGCAGAAGGTGCATTACTTGTTTCTGGACGACGCCTCCGATCCCGGCACGGCCGTGAAGAACACGCGCAAGCTCATCAGTGAGAACAAGGTCGACGTGATCGTCGGCCCGAACATTACGCCGAGCGCGCTGGCGATGCTCGACCCGATTTCCGAGGCGGAAACGCCGATGATTACGCTGATCGGTTCTGCCGTGGCTGTCGAGCCGCAGGACGCCAAGCGGCGCTGGGCTTTCAAGATGGCGGCCAACGACTCTGCGATGGCCGACGTGATGACGCGCTACATGGCGAACCATGGCGTGCAGACGGTGGGGTTCATCGGCTTTGCCGACGCTTATGGCGACAGCTGGCTCAAGGAGTTCTCGAAGTTCGCGGCATTGCGCAAGCTGAAGATCGTGGCGCAGGAGCGTTTTAACCGTACGGACACGAGCGTGACCGGGCAGGCGCTCAAGCTGATGGCGGCCAAGCCCGACGCCATTCTTGTGGCCGGTTCCGGCACACCGGCTGCGCTGCCGCAGCGCACGCTTCAGGAGCGCGGTTATACCGGCAAGATTTACCAGACGCATGGCATCGCAACGTACGACTTCGTGCGCGTTGGCGGCAAGGATGTCGAGGGCACGCTCTTCCCCACGCAGCCGGGCGTGGTGGCCAAATCGCTGCCGCAGGGTCATCCGGCGCGCACGGCGGCATTGGCGTTCACGAAGAAGTATGAGGCAAAGTATGGCGCGGACACCGTGACGCAGTTCGCAGCCGACGCTTATGGTGTGTGGGACTTGCTCAACGACGCCGTGCCGCGTGCGGCGAAGATGGCGGCGCCGGGCACCCCTGCATTCCGCGTGGCATTGCGCGACGCGCTCGAATCGACGCGTAACCTGGCCATTCCCAACGGCATCATGAACCTGAGTCCTCAGGATCACGTCGGACTGGACCAACGCGCCGGCGTGATGGGACAGATCAAGAACGGCAAGTTCGTCTACGTCTCCGACTGA
- a CDS encoding ArsO family NAD(P)H-dependent flavin-containing monooxygenase: MRRIDTLVIGGGQSALATAYFLRRWKVNYVVLDDQTSAGGAWQRAWPSLQLFSPAQWSSLPGWPMRGGEAHYPSRDEAVAYLREYEARYEVPVERPVTVTGVFAQDDGLKVSTDRGDWLAQTVVSATGSWRSPYVPTYPGQAVFRGRQMHSAEYAGPETLRGQRVLVVGGGNSGAQIYAEVSRLCDATWVTLSPPSYLPDDVDGRVLFERATARWQAAQRGLPDPYPDSGLGHIVMVPSVLAARERGVLRTVRPFVRFVEDGVVWESGTRSHVDAVIWCTGFRPSLTHLQPLSIVNADGRIRVAGTRSIDEPRLWLVGYGEWTGYASATLIGVMRSARATAQEIVAYLDARTSGTT, encoded by the coding sequence ATGCGGCGCATCGACACGCTCGTCATCGGCGGCGGACAGTCCGCATTGGCGACCGCCTATTTTCTGCGCCGCTGGAAAGTGAATTACGTCGTGCTGGACGACCAGACGTCGGCGGGCGGCGCGTGGCAGCGCGCATGGCCGTCGCTGCAACTCTTCTCTCCCGCGCAGTGGAGTTCGCTACCGGGATGGCCGATGCGGGGCGGTGAGGCGCATTATCCGTCCCGCGACGAAGCCGTTGCGTACCTGCGCGAGTACGAGGCGCGCTATGAAGTGCCCGTGGAACGTCCCGTGACGGTGACGGGGGTGTTCGCGCAAGACGACGGGCTGAAAGTGAGCACGGACCGGGGGGATTGGCTGGCACAAACCGTGGTGAGCGCGACCGGGTCATGGCGCTCGCCGTACGTGCCGACTTATCCGGGCCAGGCGGTGTTTCGCGGGCGTCAGATGCACTCGGCGGAATATGCCGGTCCCGAGACGTTGCGGGGTCAGCGCGTGTTGGTGGTCGGCGGTGGAAACTCCGGTGCGCAGATTTACGCCGAGGTATCGCGGTTATGCGATGCGACGTGGGTCACGCTGAGTCCTCCGTCTTACCTGCCGGACGATGTCGACGGACGCGTGCTGTTCGAGCGGGCCACGGCGCGGTGGCAGGCCGCGCAGCGCGGCTTGCCCGACCCGTATCCCGACAGCGGGTTGGGGCATATCGTCATGGTGCCGTCCGTGCTGGCGGCGCGCGAGCGGGGCGTGCTGCGCACGGTGCGTCCGTTTGTCCGGTTTGTCGAGGACGGCGTGGTGTGGGAGAGCGGCACACGCTCGCACGTCGATGCGGTCATCTGGTGCACGGGATTTCGGCCCTCCCTGACCCACTTGCAGCCGCTCTCGATTGTGAACGCGGATGGGCGAATCCGCGTGGCGGGAACGCGATCGATCGATGAGCCGAGGCTCTGGCTTGTCGGGTATGGCGAGTGGACGGGATACGCGTCGGCCACACTCATCGGTGTGATGCGAAGCGCGCGTGCGACGGCGCAGGAGATTGTGGCTTATCTCGACGCGAGGACGTCGGGGACTACGTAG
- a CDS encoding type II toxin-antitoxin system ParD family antitoxin, with protein sequence MISAELGRSLEDYIAELVKRGRYGSKSEVLREGVRLIQDRESQLAALDAMVERGISDAAAGKGQPAADVFDRLEKKYQAKVDDEG encoded by the coding sequence ATGATCAGTGCTGAACTCGGTCGCTCGCTTGAGGACTACATCGCCGAACTGGTGAAGAGGGGCCGTTATGGCTCGAAGAGTGAGGTGTTGCGTGAGGGGGTCCGTCTGATTCAGGACCGTGAGTCACAGCTTGCTGCGCTCGATGCGATGGTTGAGAGGGGCATTTCAGATGCCGCAGCAGGTAAGGGACAACCGGCCGCCGATGTGTTCGACCGCCTTGAGAAGAAGTACCAGGCAAAGGTGGACGACGAGGGATGA
- a CDS encoding BamA/TamA family outer membrane protein, whose amino-acid sequence MQRQSWEGVDATTSGKWARPARRVRRDALDRTTGWCRAATRGAARQGMAVTLALCCMAPVSAVYAQTTGATGATGAAAGTAAPQDRAVVNAKSEAPIEPAAPTSRKVSWHSPEDGDFDASDFLLNHRGALPVPTIITEPAIGYGGGVALMFFSESMADAARNAKETGVMSPPNITAVGGMYTENGTWGAGLMHFHTWGGDSIRYLGGLAKVNMKTDYYGLSNSPRSYQLNGWLLVQQVLFRIGNSHWFVGPRYTYFDSNTHFTGQIAQEVGVPDAQRRIGKVGLVIDYDSRDNMFFPNKGSYLELEIQAARPWAGSSQSFETYNGRGYTWLPLSREWVLGLRLDGRFSAGDTPFYAQPYVKLRGVQQGRYQDQNAAMVEAELRWNVTPRWSVLGFSGAGRAWGKWKSFSEADAVVSVGAGFRYLIAAKLGLAVGVDVAHSKGENAFYIQVGSAWH is encoded by the coding sequence ATGCAGAGACAGTCGTGGGAGGGCGTCGACGCAACGACGTCGGGCAAATGGGCGCGACCGGCGCGACGTGTCAGGCGAGACGCACTCGATCGCACGACCGGTTGGTGCCGGGCTGCCACGCGCGGGGCCGCGCGGCAAGGCATGGCGGTGACGCTGGCGTTGTGCTGCATGGCGCCGGTAAGCGCCGTCTATGCGCAAACGACCGGGGCGACCGGGGCGACCGGGGCAGCCGCGGGGACGGCGGCGCCGCAAGACCGCGCCGTTGTGAACGCAAAGTCCGAAGCGCCGATTGAACCGGCAGCGCCGACGTCACGCAAAGTGTCCTGGCATTCGCCGGAGGATGGCGATTTCGATGCCAGCGATTTCCTGCTCAATCATCGCGGCGCGTTACCCGTGCCCACCATCATCACGGAACCGGCAATTGGTTATGGCGGTGGCGTGGCGCTGATGTTCTTTTCCGAGTCGATGGCCGATGCGGCGAGAAACGCAAAGGAAACCGGGGTGATGTCGCCGCCGAACATTACGGCAGTCGGCGGCATGTATACGGAAAACGGCACGTGGGGCGCCGGCCTGATGCATTTCCACACGTGGGGCGGCGATTCGATCCGGTATCTCGGCGGGCTCGCCAAAGTGAATATGAAGACGGACTACTACGGACTGTCGAATTCACCGCGCTCCTATCAACTCAACGGCTGGCTGCTCGTTCAACAGGTGCTGTTTCGCATCGGTAATTCGCATTGGTTCGTTGGCCCGCGCTATACCTACTTCGATTCGAACACGCACTTCACCGGACAAATTGCGCAGGAGGTGGGCGTGCCGGACGCCCAGCGTCGTATCGGCAAGGTCGGGCTCGTGATCGACTACGACAGCCGCGACAACATGTTCTTCCCGAACAAGGGGAGCTATCTGGAGCTGGAAATTCAGGCGGCGCGCCCCTGGGCGGGCAGTTCGCAATCGTTCGAGACGTACAACGGACGCGGCTACACATGGTTGCCGCTCTCGCGCGAGTGGGTACTCGGCCTGCGCCTCGACGGTCGCTTCTCGGCAGGCGATACGCCTTTTTATGCGCAACCGTACGTGAAACTGCGCGGCGTGCAACAAGGCCGGTATCAGGACCAGAACGCTGCGATGGTGGAAGCCGAATTGCGCTGGAACGTCACGCCGCGCTGGTCCGTTCTGGGGTTCAGTGGTGCGGGGCGTGCCTGGGGCAAATGGAAGTCCTTCTCCGAAGCGGACGCCGTCGTCAGTGTCGGCGCAGGCTTTCGCTATCTGATCGCCGCGAAGCTGGGGCTGGCCGTCGGCGTGGACGTCGCGCACAGCAAGGGCGAGAACGCTTTCTACATCCAGGTCGGCAGCGCATGGCACTGA
- a CDS encoding helix-turn-helix transcriptional regulator yields the protein MSDPLAEIVTLLQPTLAFSKVVSGAGRWRATRTELGQPVYCVVLDGVLSVSINGGAPQTLYADDFVLVPEASHFAISSEDPPDDTGMPNLAPTALADGTFRFGDTTAAPDAQWLAGRCAFGSPDAAMLVSLLPDSVLVRGDRRLSTLVNLMRDEARADRPAREVVLARLLEVLFIEALRSSRTQAAPGLAGGLADARLALAIRAMHASPEAPWTIAQLARTAALSRSAFFDRFSRVVGVGPIEYLASWRMAIAKDLLRRNEFNVATVAARVGYRSASAFSVAFARMVGVSPTQFAKHETTAATRADLAESNSQ from the coding sequence ATGAGTGATCCCCTGGCCGAGATCGTCACATTGCTTCAACCGACCCTCGCGTTCTCCAAGGTGGTGAGCGGCGCTGGGCGCTGGCGGGCGACGCGCACCGAGCTGGGGCAGCCGGTCTATTGCGTTGTGCTCGACGGTGTCTTGTCGGTATCCATCAATGGCGGCGCGCCGCAAACGCTCTACGCAGACGATTTTGTGCTTGTGCCCGAGGCCTCGCACTTTGCGATCTCCAGCGAGGATCCTCCTGACGACACCGGCATGCCGAACCTCGCGCCGACGGCGTTGGCCGATGGCACCTTTCGGTTCGGCGACACGACAGCCGCGCCGGATGCGCAATGGCTGGCGGGGCGCTGTGCATTTGGCTCGCCGGATGCGGCAATGCTGGTATCGCTACTGCCCGATAGCGTGCTCGTGCGCGGCGATCGCCGGCTCTCGACGCTCGTGAATCTGATGCGGGATGAAGCGCGGGCGGATCGTCCGGCGCGCGAGGTTGTGTTGGCGCGTCTGCTCGAGGTGCTTTTCATCGAAGCGCTGCGATCGTCGCGAACGCAGGCGGCCCCCGGGCTCGCTGGTGGACTCGCGGATGCGCGTCTGGCGCTTGCCATCCGTGCGATGCATGCGAGCCCGGAGGCACCGTGGACGATCGCTCAGTTGGCGCGCACGGCGGCGCTCTCGCGCTCAGCCTTCTTTGACCGGTTCAGCCGCGTGGTGGGCGTGGGGCCGATTGAATACCTGGCGTCGTGGCGAATGGCGATCGCAAAAGACCTGCTGCGTCGAAACGAGTTCAACGTCGCGACCGTTGCCGCGCGTGTCGGTTACCGTTCCGCGAGCGCGTTCAGCGTTGCGTTCGCCCGGATGGTCGGTGTTTCGCCGACGCAATTTGCAAAGCATGAAACGACCGCTGCGACGCGTGCGGATTTGGCAGAATCGAATTCGCAATGA
- a CDS encoding type II toxin-antitoxin system RelE/ParE family toxin, producing the protein MIVHLLPEAIVDLETVGDYIALDNPRRAVTFIQELRDKCLSLADMPYAFPVVPRYERFGIRHRVYGNYQIFYRVVESDERIDIVHILHSARNYAAILFP; encoded by the coding sequence ATGATCGTTCACTTACTGCCCGAAGCCATCGTAGACCTTGAGACCGTTGGTGATTACATAGCGCTGGACAATCCGCGCCGCGCCGTAACATTCATTCAGGAACTGCGGGACAAGTGTTTGAGCCTCGCAGATATGCCGTACGCTTTCCCCGTCGTGCCGCGCTATGAGCGTTTCGGCATTCGCCATCGCGTCTACGGCAACTACCAAATCTTCTATCGCGTGGTCGAGTCGGACGAGCGCATCGACATCGTCCACATCCTGCACAGCGCACGAAATTACGCGGCGATTCTGTTTCCCTGA
- a CDS encoding SDR family oxidoreductase produces MKTVLITGCSSGFGRETARYFLARDWRVVATMRTSRDDVLPPSDRLSVLSLDVKDPESIRSVVEAAGPVDVLVNNAGIGFLNALEGTSMDNVRDIFETNTLGTIAMTQAVVPQFRERRQGVIVNVTSTVTCRPLHLLSVYTASKSAVNAFSASLALELEPFNVRVRVVLPGRAPSTRFGENARARMKDGFPQAYEALVEQVFSHWQKETAVTQASDVAEAIWRAATDPSSPFKIPAGEDAVKTFSAVANG; encoded by the coding sequence ATGAAAACCGTATTGATCACCGGCTGCTCGTCCGGATTTGGACGGGAAACGGCCCGATATTTTCTTGCACGCGATTGGCGCGTCGTCGCCACGATGCGAACCTCGCGCGACGACGTGTTGCCCCCGTCCGATCGGCTTTCCGTCCTGTCGCTTGACGTCAAGGACCCCGAATCGATCCGCTCGGTGGTCGAAGCGGCCGGACCGGTCGATGTGCTCGTGAACAATGCGGGCATCGGCTTTCTCAATGCGCTCGAAGGCACATCGATGGATAACGTGCGCGACATCTTCGAGACCAACACGCTGGGCACGATCGCAATGACGCAGGCCGTGGTGCCCCAATTTCGCGAGCGCAGGCAAGGCGTCATCGTCAACGTCACATCGACCGTCACGTGCCGCCCCTTGCATCTGCTATCCGTCTATACCGCGAGCAAGTCGGCCGTCAACGCGTTCAGTGCATCGCTGGCGCTCGAACTGGAGCCGTTCAATGTACGCGTTCGCGTCGTGCTCCCCGGACGCGCCCCGTCGACGCGATTCGGCGAAAACGCACGAGCCCGCATGAAAGACGGATTCCCGCAAGCTTACGAAGCGCTCGTCGAGCAGGTTTTCTCGCACTGGCAGAAGGAGACGGCCGTGACTCAGGCGTCCGACGTCGCCGAGGCCATATGGCGTGCTGCGACCGACCCTTCGAGTCCATTCAAGATCCCGGCCGGGGAAGATGCCGTGAAAACGTTCAGCGCCGTTGCGAACGGGTGA